In Rhopalosiphum padi isolate XX-2018 chromosome 3, ASM2088224v1, whole genome shotgun sequence, the genomic stretch TTTAGGGGGCTCTTTATATTCTTCTTTTAAACACGGTCACATggatagctttttttttttagagattttagaataaataaaaacaataataagttcTATAACAGTCAGCAGCAGTAACAACGATAAACAAGTCAATTATTggttacaataaaaatagttattatcatgtacctatataggctatcaaatttgatgaaaaaataaaatttggacAGAGAagttctaataagtaatatttttgtgataCATTGATATTTCAAGTAagtaaaaatgatgaaaattgttaaaaatctaTAGTCGCTGTACTTCACTTATAACCAACTCATGGATTAATATTTGGGAAGCActgatataaattgtattttaacaatagtaggtaatataaataatcaatataatatatacccaacTCAGGTAAGCAAATAACTCatcttttaaatatcaaataaattataattacccgCCAGcttgaatttgttttttctgGTGTCCTTTAGATTCATAAAATCGTTGTaaaatgattaaacatttttctttaagatTTTTCAGTTCAGAACTgcaaacgataaaaaaatttaaaaaacattatactgATAAGATTAAACTGATAAAAAACATACATGAAGTATGAATctagatatttttgaaatatattcttttgcattttatttaaaaacatatcatCGTTTCCCATGTTTAAGCGTGATAGATTTTTAGACAATATTGATGTtctagaaagaaaaaaattataaattgggcataaatatataaaacaataatttaatattaaaatggaaaCATACTGTTTGTATAACTGAGATAGCTTTTCTAAATAGTTTGCTGTATCTTTAACTtcagataatattgttataatatggttctaaaatatatacataattaaaaaataaaagtaaaaggtACAAGTgtcttatgaaataaaataatacaaacatactTGTAGTTTcagttgataaatatttaaaataaatttggccATAACTTGATCAGGGTTAGTAAATACAGATTCAATAATTTTCAGATTATTTTCACAAACCGGAATAATATCAGCAAACAGATTTTTTCCCGAAAGTGAGTTCTAAagagatatttattataaaatgttatttatttatgacttaacagtatttaatattaccgCTTGACTGTATTCAATAAAAGCATCTACACATTGAGAATAACCTTTGAAATGAGTTAATATTGTTGCAATTTCATTCATTCGCACTACATTTTTTCGAGagtggtttttaataaattcttcaATTAACGAACGTTCAatttcatcatattttttaattattttcatttttgcttcttcaaatctaaaatgttaagtataacattttcaaagtgAATTAAACtagagattttttcaaaaacttactTGCCTGGAGGAAGCTCTTGAGCTATaggaaataatttttgtatcacATCAGCTGCATCAtcaatctaaattaaatttacaatcgCATAAATACTTCTTGCCACAATTAAATAAGCAAAAAATATTCACATCCAACAGAAATGTTTTTACCTTTGTTGgatcattaaaaatatctatggaTAATGGACCAGCAGACATAAACTCCTCTAAATATCCGATAAGTTTATGAACTTGTACAGCTCTTGAACGTGGTGTATTAATTGATTCTAGTTGATCTCCAACATGAATAACTTTTGTGGCTACATAATTTATTCGTTCatctaaattttgaaatattgatatTCCAGTCTGTATAAAAACgtagatataattttaagtaatatgttcagcatataatttaaatgaaatatttaagtacttCTGTTAAagaatctattttttaaaaccatatatatctaaatatttccTTTTATAATCTCTATACAATCTAATTCTTTTActtgattttcaaaatgtttaaattataatttaatttatatatttttcataacgttgatacaatttttaaatatttcattaacagataaacaaaaaaaacgaaAGGATTAAATCTACCTTATTTTGCTcttgaagattttgaatttGTACTGAATATAGAGATTCCTTTTCTCGACAAACTTGTTCTAACTTTTCACATTTTCTTTTTTGACGTTcttgtaaaaatttcaagtctcTGAAATTCgtgtaattgattaatattaagaaatattcatgttttataattatttattatcattatatcaaaGTATAGTACTTAATTGCTTGGACAAATGTATCCTGAACATCGTCTACTACCGCATTATCACTGTCAGCGCTGTTACCGAATACACGATAAGCTAAACGTTCTACAAATTCATCAGGATCATATGGATCCTACAAAACATAAGTAATAAcgatatagacatattattttgtttttaaacaacatcataatttaaatatctaaaatattacctGTTCCATTTCTTTTATGTATTGTTGCATCATTTTGTTGATGTAATTTCGttaagtgtataataaaagaacagaaaataaaaataatcggtTAACGCGAAATATGCGGCAGCATATTAcacgtacattttaataaataataactaagcTATAACcgtttgacaaaataaaattgaattaatacgaAATTCCGATCGGCGGACCATTGCGATACGCGAATTTTGCAAATCGTTGTTATCAGTTTATCATTGTGAAAAGAGGAGGGCGTTATCCTGATGATTTGGCCGATAGGTTGACGACAGAGAAAAATTTCTAAACGAAtaacgtgaaaaaaatattccatcaataatatttattaacaagaCAATAATTCGTCTAgttggttttttaaaataaattttagaattttattaaacaaataatgaaaatttcaaatttcgtGTCGTACTTTATTGTCGTTCACCGAACCGTCAGGTGTCCAACCGAGGACACATGTAAACTCACCGAATTTCGACGTATCTAAGGTTTCGGTGCGGATGTATCGTCCCCATCACAGTCGGTCTAATCTGTCGTTTCGCGCCCATTTGCCTTGTCCCCGTTCACGACCGTtgataataacaaacaattcaAACAACACAGTCTTGCCTTTTGCGTCTGCTGCTGTCCAACCATATTACGCGCGTTTCAATAACTCAACATTaactaagtattataaaatattagtgtttttttCAGCTTTTGATTTTTCCGTCCGCACAGTTTCAAGTGATTATCGTTCTCCGAAAAGACCTTTTTAAAAAGATCAAACTCAAATTTCGACCTAATCAATCCCCGGTAAGTGTGTGTTTTTTTCTAACAACATTTCAACATAGATTTATATCACCGCCGACGCGTTGTGGTGTTTGGAATGTTTGGATGTGTGTGATCTTTTACACCACTGCATTAACAAAACTCGAATGTCTGTTATGCTCTAATTGAAAaaggtatttgtttttttttttggctgtTGCTTCACTAACGTAATTACTAAACAGGACTTTGAACTATCCACATCAAACATAAAAGAGTACATTTTTGCATTCATTGTTTTAGTTTTGATGAAGTAGGTATACAcaatttgattttgatatttaaaagttaGTTATActgaataattgattatatttagatCCTCCACTTCTTATTAGACCAGTGTCCCTTGTCCCATCAAGTCCTTAGAAGTGGCtgtaactaatttaaatttggaataaaatatttaaaaatacaattatttccaagatattttttaattattatagtaatttatttttgattattgacAAGTCCGGATTAAACCAGTCAGCTACCGAGACGATCTCAATAGGCCGCTTCAAATGTAGATCTTTGGAaagagtttataataatttgaataataattgagttatgtacttatgtacctatatagacatatagacaatatagtacGTAATTGGTTaactttacaattaaaaatgaaaatacaatagAATAAAAAGATAACTTATGgtgaaaatacataatacaatcaactatataataatccTAAAATGAGATTTGTAATAAGTGCTCATTATGTTCTACATGATCAAGTAATAACTAGTGTAGTAATTATGTGACAATTTTTCTTAAACTTAACTTAATatacttcaaatatttttaagacaaaaattataaattcaaatcagAAATAATTTCTAGAAGATTGACCCTATGATAGTATCTTAAGATTACCACAGGTAGTTAAAAGAAATAACTACTGGGTttaaatttttggaaaatttttgTGAAAATGAAATGGGAAaccaataaaatacctattggtaggtaattacataaaaaaaagttagttgCTTTACTGTGTAGTAGGTATTAAGTGTATCTAGTCATATGACACTGaagttattgtaatatatgttttaaatttgaattataagatAAATCTTTATtagatgtttaataattttgatcagATACATTAATtctgtttatattttcaaagatattttattataatatatttaatatataataaaatatattatattgatattcataaatagtaattttttctaataataataatataggtgaactaattttttcaaaaaacaattagcttattaaattgtaaaataatattaattattttatatttatatatttttttggactAGGACTTTTTTTTACATCTTCTTTGATTTGGTTGCTCTAACACTATCTTAGTTGTCTTCTTTATCTTGTCCGATTTTACTTTCGTATTGTGACTTATTATCATATCTTCTGCTCTCCACAGTTGTCTAGCTGAGTTTTTGGCTGGATAGAAAGAAAACCTAGTAGGTTCATTAAATATTTCCCTtagttttatgttaattttttatttgtattcattattttcagTATACATTTTAGAGCTGAGAATCTTTAATACTTTACTTTCTAATTTCATtagactttttaattaaaattgtaattgtatatttaaatatttaatgtcgtCAAAATTTGTACTtcaattaatcataaaataattattgtgactttataataaactttatttttatttcctgtAATACAATGTTCTGAGAAATATTGCATTGAATTTTCAAACTATTagtgttgaaattaaaaattttaagaattaaaataattcactaattttgttattttaatgaatttcttaaaaatttaaacttacaaCATTTATAGACAAAACTATTACTTgtacttttgaaattttttaattgattaaaaacaaattttgaaaaaaaatctgtatTACAATCTTTTTTactcaacaacaaaaaaatgtatcacatacacaaaaatagaaaataaaaatcttacctAATCTGGCTCTGGTTATTAATTGTGTCTActaatgcaatattttaatttcttatggtccactaaagataaaataatggGCATCGCTGTAACCAGTTAAACCTAGttcatgtaatttaatttttacaaattaaataatatgatttattgacTCATGTAATCATGTCCAATTAGCAAGATtcattgtgttatatttatctGGATAAGATAATTTAAgtcaatttatttgttttgtaaattgtaaatttatttatttattttcagttgatataatattatttaatacaaaatggcTATGGCATCATCTTCGCATGTTGAAGAAGCTGTTGTTGAAGATCATGAAGAAGATGACGGTCCATTACTTATTTCAAAACTTGAGGTAAAACTTATAAagggataatatattaaaataatactgtttGAAATGTTGAATAAGTACAGTACATGAATAAATATGTAATCTAATTGAAATTACgaacaattcatttttatttaatttaatgattatgtataatatatgagataattaattttgtcaattaaatatgatacagGGCCAAGGAATTACAAGTGGAGATATTAAAAAGCTTCAAGAAGCTGGATACCACACAATAGAGTCTGTTGCTTTTGCGACAAAAAAACATCTTATAACTATTAAAGGCATAAGTGAAGCAAAAGCTGataaaatattggtaattttaaatatataaaataacatttttttaaatttataacctaaaatatgataatatatttctttacatGTTCATAATTGTTCATTATAGGCTGAAGCCTCAAAAATGGTTCCACTTGGTTTTACTTCCGCTACAATATTTCATCTTAAGAGATCTGAAATCATTCAATTAACTACTGGCTCAAAAGAATTAGATCGTCTATTAGGTGGTGGTATTGAAACTGGTTCAATCACGGAAATATTTGGAGAGTTTAGAACTGGTAAAACACAACTGTGCCATACTTTGGCTGTAACTTGtcaggtataaataattaatttgttaaaaactaactagaaataaatactaaatgcgGAGAAACTATTTTACTTTGTTATCTTTGAGCTTTAACAGAAATACtgtattcatttttcaaaatgtgttaAACATTAAAAGTTATACAAAGAAACAATTCTTGttaagtataaatcattatattagttGTGTGTTCCTTAGCTACCTATTGGTCAAAACGGAGGAGAAGGAAAATGTCTCTATATTGACACTGAAGGTACATTCAGGCCTGAACGATTGCTTTCAGTAGCTGAAAGATATCAGTTAGTAGGAAGTGACGTACTTGATAATATTGCTTGTGCCAGAGCATATAATACAGACCatcaaacacaattattattgcaaGCTGGTGCTATGATGGCTGAAtctaggtaaaatattttatattatatatttatatctataatatcttCTATAATCTTAAGGCTTTATTGGTTTCAATGTGAGCATGGTGTTTAAGAGGACATagaacccgcatgtgttgtctccatcttacacaCGTGCGATATAGCAAATTTTTGTacaccagtttcaatattgtgctgttagttttaaCATTAGAATGAACTgacctacttattataaaattcaaaggtaagattattatcgaGGGCCCCACGTAgccttttatagatattattatttttaagtaagttatgacttttttgaaactgtacattttaaaatgaccataattttcttaaaaataacaatataaataaaaaactatgtgGGGCCTCGGATAATAATCTCatctttgaattttataataggtaggtcagttcactctaatgttaaaactaacagcacaatattgatactggtgaataaaaatttgctatgtcgcatgtgtgtaagatggagacaacacaaTATGCGGGTTCTACGTCCTCTTAAGTATTTTctgttaatttatcatttagaGTATTTAGACACTCacatttttttacttcaataaaTGTTAACGTCAGgacctatttataaaatatcaaaaataaaacctCAGTGATGTCACTCATGAATTatccttaaatattaataatttttggtcTTTTAAGTGATgttgaaatgtaaaatacacattaatatcataacttagGTATTctgttaaaatcaaataaaaattattatttttcaaaaataaattatacatcaatAACCATCTACCTCcctaatcaattatttaaaaaaaaatgtattttgttgtttaaaaataactaaattattttgtatttataataagtacaaaattattattcatttttcagaTATGCATT encodes the following:
- the LOC132926509 gene encoding DNA repair protein RAD51 homolog A — its product is MAMASSSHVEEAVVEDHEEDDGPLLISKLEGQGITSGDIKKLQEAGYHTIESVAFATKKHLITIKGISEAKADKILAEASKMVPLGFTSATIFHLKRSEIIQLTTGSKELDRLLGGGIETGSITEIFGEFRTGKTQLCHTLAVTCQLPIGQNGGEGKCLYIDTEGTFRPERLLSVAERYQLVGSDVLDNIACARAYNTDHQTQLLLQAGAMMAESRYALLIVDSAMALYRTDYSGRGELSARQNHLARFLRMLLRLADEFGVAVVITNQVVAQVDGASMFAADPKKPVGGNIMAHASTTRLYLRKGRGETRICKIYDSPCLPESEAMFAINADGIGDAKE
- the LOC132926508 gene encoding exocyst complex component 5, with amino-acid sequence MMQQYIKEMEQDPYDPDEFVERLAYRVFGNSADSDNAVVDDVQDTFVQAIKDLKFLQERQKRKCEKLEQVCREKESLYSVQIQNLQEQNKTGISIFQNLDERINYVATKVIHVGDQLESINTPRSRAVQVHKLIGYLEEFMSAGPLSIDIFNDPTKIDDAADVIQKLFPIAQELPPGKFEEAKMKIIKKYDEIERSLIEEFIKNHSRKNVVRMNEIATILTHFKGYSQCVDAFIEYSQANSLSGKNLFADIIPVCENNLKIIESVFTNPDQVMAKFILNIYQLKLQNHIITILSEVKDTANYLEKLSQLYKQTSILSKNLSRLNMGNDDMFLNKMQKNIFQKYLDSYFISELKNLKEKCLIILQRFYESKGHQKKQIQAGGFQELRRDLQTVISTRTNFNIMHIEDYGGETFLSEYVATSLIQEFNQALDRCCTLSSSSDIPSNSYQIFEILTSYLIEDYVDYGLELAVQSVPIPEAKTHDPPNVYFFEVIKQVNAIILLFENQLSDTLVPLIITTPKYSQCVSFKKKKLEQIESKIDFGLDRSLNAITGWIKICLSSEQKKSDFKPETDVDTMTSVACKSVVQYLSSNIKHIRQCLDAKNADLVLAELGIRFHRIVYEHLLQYTYNSAGAMCAICDMNEYRRCVKDLGSPLVIDLFDTLHALCNLLLVKHENLKQVCYGETLVGLDHSILSNFIQLRTDFKSQKLAALLKNLTSR